From a single Paenibacillus sp. FSL W8-0426 genomic region:
- a CDS encoding glycoside hydrolase family 3 N-terminal domain-containing protein produces MDNQQLKDLVSQMTLEEKTAQLLQLTANFYEGTDVEGQITGPMEEMGITEQSVNASGSILGLSGAQAIIDVQQAYLKKSRLGIPLLFMADVVHGYKTIFPIPLAIGCSWDVELAEKSAEIAARESAVSGLHVTFAPMVDLVRDPRWGRVMETTGEDPYLNSLFAAAFVRGYQGDSLKDELDRLAACVKHFAAYGAAEGGRDYNTVDMSERQLREYYLPAYKAALDAGCEMVMASFNTVDGIPASGNEKLMRGILREEWGFDGVLISDWASVREMIAHGAAEDDREAAYRAIRAGLDMEMMTPCYVRHLPELVENGEVDVKLIDEAVLRVLQLKNKLGLFENPLRAADPEREREIVFSQQHRQVSHELAAKSAVLLKNDNGVLPIRPEASVALIGPFAQSEDILGWWSCEGVKADATKLGTALEARLPSGKLHIAAGSGVHTITPEQIAEALEAASQADTVILALGEDSEMSGEGGSRTNIRLPEAQLELVRQIKQAGKPIATVLFNGRPLDLQGVFEESDAVLEAWFPGSEGGAAIADVLTGAVNPSARLTMSFPRSAGQIPVYYNHFNTGRPLDPQKTEERYVSKYIDSPNEPLLPFGYGLSYTTFEYGELQISGAEMSAGQPLTIQVSVTNTGDRAGVETVQLYVRDVSGEVVRPMRELKGFVKLHLDAGESGTAAFTLKEEQLRYHHSDLSYRSDEGAFRVFVGPNSRDVQEGSFRLV; encoded by the coding sequence ATGGATAATCAGCAACTAAAAGACCTGGTCAGCCAAATGACCCTGGAAGAAAAAACGGCCCAGCTTCTTCAGCTTACGGCCAACTTCTACGAAGGCACGGACGTCGAGGGGCAAATCACGGGCCCGATGGAGGAAATGGGCATCACCGAACAGTCGGTGAACGCCAGCGGTTCGATTTTGGGATTGTCGGGAGCGCAGGCAATCATCGATGTACAGCAAGCTTATTTGAAGAAAAGCCGTTTGGGCATTCCATTGCTATTTATGGCAGACGTGGTGCACGGGTATAAAACCATTTTCCCGATTCCGCTGGCCATCGGCTGCTCGTGGGATGTCGAGCTGGCGGAGAAAAGCGCGGAGATCGCCGCGCGTGAATCGGCCGTATCGGGTCTCCACGTTACCTTTGCACCCATGGTTGATCTGGTTCGCGACCCGCGTTGGGGCCGGGTCATGGAGACCACGGGTGAAGACCCGTATCTCAACAGTCTGTTTGCCGCTGCATTTGTGCGCGGTTACCAGGGAGACAGCTTGAAGGATGAACTGGACCGCCTGGCGGCCTGCGTGAAACACTTTGCTGCTTATGGCGCGGCGGAAGGCGGCCGGGATTATAACACGGTGGACATGTCGGAACGGCAGCTGCGCGAGTATTATTTGCCTGCATACAAGGCGGCGCTCGACGCAGGGTGCGAGATGGTCATGGCCTCGTTCAATACGGTGGACGGCATTCCGGCCAGCGGCAACGAAAAACTGATGAGAGGCATTTTGCGCGAGGAATGGGGATTTGACGGCGTACTGATCTCGGACTGGGCATCTGTCCGGGAAATGATCGCGCATGGCGCTGCCGAAGATGATCGCGAGGCAGCTTATCGTGCGATCCGTGCAGGTCTGGACATGGAAATGATGACACCATGTTATGTTCGCCATTTGCCGGAGCTGGTCGAGAACGGTGAAGTGGATGTGAAACTTATCGATGAAGCGGTACTCCGCGTGCTGCAATTGAAAAACAAGCTGGGTCTGTTCGAAAACCCGCTGCGTGCCGCCGATCCGGAACGTGAACGCGAAATCGTGTTTTCGCAGCAACATCGCCAGGTATCGCATGAGCTGGCTGCCAAATCGGCGGTGCTGCTCAAAAACGACAATGGCGTTCTGCCGATCAGGCCGGAAGCGAGCGTGGCATTGATCGGACCGTTCGCTCAAAGCGAGGACATTCTGGGCTGGTGGTCATGCGAAGGCGTCAAGGCGGATGCAACGAAATTGGGCACGGCGCTGGAAGCGCGCCTGCCATCGGGGAAATTGCATATCGCCGCAGGCAGCGGAGTTCACACCATTACACCGGAACAAATCGCCGAGGCGCTTGAAGCCGCGAGCCAAGCGGATACCGTCATCCTTGCTTTGGGCGAGGATTCGGAAATGAGCGGCGAAGGCGGATCCCGTACCAATATCCGGCTGCCGGAAGCGCAGCTGGAACTGGTCAGACAGATCAAGCAAGCAGGCAAACCGATAGCGACCGTGCTCTTCAACGGACGTCCGCTGGATTTGCAAGGGGTGTTCGAGGAGTCTGACGCCGTGCTCGAAGCCTGGTTCCCGGGCAGCGAGGGTGGTGCGGCCATCGCCGATGTGCTCACGGGCGCGGTGAATCCGTCTGCACGGCTTACCATGTCTTTCCCGCGATCGGCAGGCCAGATTCCGGTATACTACAACCATTTCAACACCGGACGTCCGCTGGATCCGCAGAAAACCGAAGAACGTTATGTATCGAAGTACATCGACAGCCCGAACGAACCGCTGCTTCCCTTTGGTTACGGCTTGTCATATACAACCTTCGAGTATGGGGAACTGCAAATATCCGGTGCGGAAATGAGTGCCGGCCAGCCCCTGACCATTCAGGTTTCGGTGACAAACACAGGCGATCGTGCCGGCGTAGAGACCGTTCAACTATATGTTCGGGACGTAAGCGGTGAAGTGGTTCGTCCGATGCGTGAATTGAAGGGGTTCGTGAAATTGCATCTGGATGCCGGAGAGAGCGGAACAGCTGCATTCACGTTGAAAGAGGAGCAGCTCCGTTACCATCACTCCGATCTGTCTTACCGCAGCGACGAGGGCGCTTTCCGTGTCTTCGTTGGTCCGAATAGCCGCGATGTGCAAGAAGGCAGCTTCAGACTGGTTTAG
- a CDS encoding extracellular solute-binding protein, with product MKTNKKLSVKSIFAITLCMLMLVVSACSNNSAQGGNEKDADGNYKDNLTISVANLTEVKDGNLDNDFHKFWTDKFNVTWDYNYVDWDSWGEKLRLWINSGDLPDVAVWNYVHGDAMNYIDQGLLYKFPDDWKERWPNVAAAYALTGLGDKLEELTGGTYILPRPIYYENKPADPLTNQIGVIALRKDWAEAVGFELKDAYTTSELNEYARLVKEKDPGKVGNKLVPLSYNAADAMTNIIMPNSVHAITDAPFYKGEDGQFHWGPAEPETLEALKIMQDAYKEGLLNPEFYTWKNNEGQNNFKVTGTAAVTSLGGLASYRQGLDTDIKKNLGVDSDDLVHTAIVLGEDGKYRNLEQANFWSALIFNPNISDEKFERIMDLLDYSTSKEGQMLINMGFEGTDWKYDENNELVSLLPEGTTLEDKYPARFEGLYLLGDDFSVINPAIKKDYRDRAVKLFQEKAELGSKSNSLAAYDWDVQLYDSKAKNQATFDYSSEYANLILKSGDLEANWKEWVASKQSLVQPYLDELNEKFK from the coding sequence ATGAAAACGAACAAAAAGTTGTCCGTAAAATCCATCTTTGCCATCACGCTCTGTATGCTGATGCTGGTGGTATCCGCTTGTTCCAACAATAGCGCGCAAGGCGGCAACGAAAAGGATGCGGATGGGAATTACAAAGACAATCTGACCATCTCCGTAGCCAATCTGACCGAAGTGAAGGACGGGAATCTGGATAACGATTTCCACAAATTCTGGACAGACAAGTTCAACGTGACATGGGATTACAACTACGTGGATTGGGATTCCTGGGGTGAGAAACTTCGCTTGTGGATCAACTCCGGCGACCTGCCGGACGTCGCCGTATGGAACTACGTGCATGGCGATGCCATGAATTATATCGACCAAGGTTTGCTCTACAAATTCCCGGATGACTGGAAAGAGCGCTGGCCAAACGTGGCTGCAGCCTACGCGCTGACAGGCCTCGGAGACAAGCTGGAAGAATTGACGGGCGGTACTTACATTTTGCCTAGACCAATCTACTATGAAAACAAACCAGCAGATCCGCTGACGAACCAGATCGGCGTTATTGCCCTTCGCAAAGACTGGGCTGAAGCGGTAGGTTTTGAGTTGAAGGATGCGTATACCACATCCGAATTGAACGAATATGCAAGACTGGTGAAAGAGAAGGATCCGGGCAAAGTGGGCAACAAACTTGTACCACTGTCCTACAATGCCGCTGACGCGATGACAAACATCATCATGCCAAACAGCGTACATGCCATCACGGATGCACCGTTCTATAAAGGCGAAGACGGCCAATTCCATTGGGGACCGGCAGAACCTGAAACATTGGAAGCATTGAAAATTATGCAAGACGCATATAAAGAAGGTTTGTTGAATCCGGAGTTCTACACATGGAAGAACAATGAGGGCCAGAATAACTTTAAAGTGACGGGAACAGCCGCTGTAACCAGCTTGGGCGGTCTTGCTTCTTACAGACAAGGCCTGGATACAGATATCAAGAAAAACCTGGGCGTAGATAGCGATGATTTGGTACACACTGCCATCGTATTGGGCGAGGACGGTAAATACCGCAACCTGGAGCAAGCCAACTTCTGGTCTGCCCTGATCTTCAATCCAAACATCAGTGACGAGAAATTCGAACGGATCATGGATCTGCTGGATTACTCCACAAGCAAAGAAGGCCAAATGCTCATTAACATGGGCTTTGAAGGAACAGATTGGAAATACGACGAAAACAACGAATTGGTTAGCTTGCTGCCTGAAGGCACAACGCTGGAAGACAAATACCCAGCACGTTTTGAAGGACTGTACCTGCTCGGAGACGACTTTAGTGTAATCAACCCGGCAATCAAAAAAGATTATCGCGACAGAGCGGTGAAATTGTTCCAAGAAAAAGCCGAGCTGGGATCGAAATCGAACTCGCTTGCCGCGTATGATTGGGATGTACAGCTCTACGATTCCAAAGCGAAAAACCAAGCTACATTCGATTATTCGAGCGAATACGCCAACCTGATCCTGAAAAGCGGCGATCTCGAAGCCAACTGGAAGGAATGGGTAGCCAGCAAACAATCTCTGGTTCAACCTTACTTGGATGAACTGAACGAAAAATTCAAGTAA
- a CDS encoding cellobiose phosphorylase yields the protein MKTITKSQINVRSGELDFTFWESGDLYQAKSGQTMINQWLSSPVDGSMNNVYLRFHDDGTISYVPLLGIHANSAVRSDGSGIVWTGRAKGVAYEVVFAPTGHGVWFWDVTLRGEGQRVDVVYGQDVGLADPGAVRSNEAYLSQYIDHAVFEHEDYGYIVASRQNQPQGGAFPYMQQGSLTGAAAYSTDGFQFFGLSYKETNVPVSLTQSSLANEIYQYEFAYTALQSRKTTLNGEARFVFYGLFQPDHPEAVKALEYQDVVQQAWQEYEGKRHRILEGLRAAAALPAVSLSPALGEPLRTLPMTEEELGALFPEANRRQVEQSAGRLLAFFTDTHEHVVLKEKELRVERPHGHILMSGNNVKLGQQVITTTSYMYGIFNSHVVVGNTNFNKMMSNARSALNIPKSSGQRLYVEMDGVFRLLTMPSLFEMGFNYARWYYKTEQDTLVVTNYTTLDTPEIRMHVKSVQGREYRYLVTNQITMNVNEYETPARISERDGVLVIQAHTSAPSAEKYSNLEYRMRVDGAAVKIGDETRLASGVHPGDGSLITLQLGAAAEWTLTMEGVLEGEAVLPSMRSFEVEKEAYRAFYAEVMNGFRLSLPNEAIGEDLFKVNALAWWYTHNMLVHYSVPHGLEQYGGAAWGTRDVCQGPVEYFMATHKYGQVRDILKMVYSHQYEDDGNWPQWFMFDRYFNIQQEESHGDIIVWPLKVLSDYLIATRDYAILDEEVPFTVKHGFHFTEDKATILAHALKELEYIRSHFLHDTFLSSYGDGDWDDTLQPANAQLKRYMVSSWTVALTYQTLTQLSKALGTVKPELAEELANMAAGVKRDFTKYMLSTDVIPGFIYLEDPEQAKRMLHPDDRETGIQYRLLPMTRSMIAGLLEPEQADAHYRLIKKELFCPDGVRLMNRPAQYDGGVSTHFKRAEQASNFGREVGLQYVHAHIRYVEAMAKLGHAEEVWNGLGIINPVGIQEVVPNAELRQSNAYFSSSDGKFNSRYDAQEQFGKLRSGEVQVKGGWRIYSSGPGIYMNQLISNALGIRQAEEDLIIDPVLPAHLDGLRFDFEFAGKPVTFVYHLSGSRAKRAVLHGQKLEAETIDQPYRAGGLRISRELLEQRLGDHNVIEIYS from the coding sequence ATGAAAACAATAACGAAATCACAGATCAACGTGCGCTCCGGAGAGCTTGACTTTACTTTTTGGGAGAGCGGCGACCTATACCAGGCCAAGAGCGGGCAGACGATGATTAACCAATGGCTGTCCAGTCCGGTGGACGGCTCCATGAATAATGTATACTTGCGGTTCCATGATGATGGAACGATCAGCTACGTGCCGCTGCTTGGCATTCATGCCAATAGCGCAGTCCGTTCGGACGGAAGCGGCATCGTGTGGACAGGCCGTGCCAAAGGCGTTGCGTATGAGGTTGTATTTGCACCGACCGGGCACGGCGTGTGGTTCTGGGACGTCACGCTTCGGGGCGAAGGACAGCGCGTCGATGTCGTGTACGGGCAGGATGTCGGTCTCGCTGATCCCGGTGCCGTGCGCAGCAACGAGGCGTATCTGTCCCAGTATATCGACCATGCCGTCTTCGAGCACGAAGACTATGGTTACATTGTGGCTTCCCGGCAGAATCAGCCGCAGGGCGGCGCGTTTCCTTATATGCAGCAGGGTTCATTGACAGGCGCGGCAGCATATTCGACGGACGGATTTCAATTTTTCGGGCTGAGCTACAAAGAAACAAACGTACCCGTCAGCCTGACCCAATCTTCGTTGGCTAACGAAATCTATCAGTATGAGTTTGCGTACACAGCGTTACAGTCGCGCAAAACGACATTGAACGGCGAAGCACGTTTTGTATTTTACGGGTTGTTCCAGCCGGATCATCCCGAGGCGGTCAAGGCGTTGGAGTATCAAGACGTCGTGCAGCAAGCATGGCAGGAATACGAGGGCAAACGCCACCGGATCTTGGAAGGCCTTCGCGCTGCCGCTGCACTGCCAGCAGTGTCTTTGAGTCCTGCATTGGGCGAGCCGCTGCGCACGCTGCCGATGACAGAGGAAGAACTGGGCGCATTGTTCCCGGAAGCAAACAGACGCCAGGTGGAGCAATCCGCTGGCCGATTGCTGGCATTCTTCACCGATACGCATGAACATGTCGTATTGAAAGAAAAAGAACTTCGCGTGGAACGTCCGCACGGGCATATTTTGATGAGCGGCAACAACGTGAAGTTGGGACAGCAAGTCATAACGACCACATCGTACATGTATGGTATCTTCAATTCGCACGTCGTCGTGGGCAATACCAATTTCAATAAAATGATGAGCAATGCCCGCAGCGCACTCAACATTCCGAAGTCGTCCGGCCAGCGTTTGTACGTCGAGATGGATGGCGTGTTCCGCTTGCTGACGATGCCTTCGCTGTTCGAAATGGGCTTCAACTATGCCCGCTGGTACTACAAAACAGAACAGGATACGCTGGTTGTGACCAACTACACCACATTGGATACGCCGGAAATCCGCATGCATGTGAAATCGGTGCAGGGCCGCGAATATCGTTATCTGGTGACCAACCAGATTACGATGAACGTGAATGAATACGAAACACCTGCCCGGATCAGCGAGCGGGATGGCGTGCTGGTGATCCAGGCCCACACGTCTGCCCCAAGCGCGGAAAAATATTCGAATCTCGAGTACCGCATGCGCGTGGACGGAGCGGCAGTGAAGATCGGGGATGAGACACGTCTTGCCAGCGGGGTTCATCCGGGAGACGGTTCGCTGATTACGCTGCAGCTGGGGGCGGCCGCAGAATGGACGCTCACTATGGAAGGAGTGTTGGAAGGCGAAGCCGTCCTGCCTTCTATGCGAAGCTTTGAGGTAGAAAAGGAAGCGTATCGCGCGTTTTATGCCGAAGTCATGAACGGGTTCCGTCTCTCCTTGCCAAATGAAGCCATCGGTGAAGACCTGTTCAAGGTAAACGCGCTTGCCTGGTGGTACACGCATAACATGCTGGTACATTATTCGGTGCCGCATGGGCTTGAACAATATGGCGGCGCGGCTTGGGGGACACGCGACGTCTGCCAGGGGCCGGTCGAATATTTCATGGCCACCCACAAATACGGACAGGTGCGAGACATTCTCAAAATGGTGTATTCCCACCAATATGAAGACGACGGCAACTGGCCGCAGTGGTTCATGTTTGACCGGTACTTCAACATTCAGCAGGAAGAGAGCCACGGCGACATCATTGTCTGGCCGCTCAAAGTGCTAAGCGATTATTTGATAGCAACGAGGGATTACGCCATCCTTGACGAAGAAGTGCCGTTTACGGTCAAACACGGGTTCCATTTCACCGAAGATAAGGCGACGATTCTGGCGCACGCATTGAAAGAGCTGGAATATATCCGAAGCCACTTCCTGCATGACACGTTCCTGTCTTCTTATGGCGACGGGGATTGGGATGATACGCTGCAGCCTGCCAATGCCCAGCTTAAACGCTACATGGTCAGCAGCTGGACCGTGGCACTGACGTATCAAACGCTGACGCAGCTGTCCAAAGCGCTGGGGACGGTCAAGCCGGAGCTTGCCGAGGAATTGGCCAATATGGCAGCCGGCGTGAAGAGAGACTTCACCAAATATATGCTGAGCACGGATGTCATTCCGGGCTTCATCTATCTGGAGGATCCGGAGCAGGCCAAACGTATGCTTCATCCGGACGACCGCGAGACAGGCATCCAGTATCGCCTGCTGCCGATGACGCGCAGCATGATTGCCGGGCTGTTGGAACCCGAGCAGGCGGATGCCCATTATCGTCTCATCAAGAAGGAATTGTTCTGTCCGGATGGGGTAAGGCTCATGAATCGTCCTGCACAATATGATGGCGGAGTCAGCACGCATTTTAAACGGGCAGAGCAGGCCTCCAATTTTGGACGTGAGGTAGGCTTGCAGTATGTGCACGCGCATATCCGTTATGTGGAGGCAATGGCGAAGCTGGGACATGCGGAAGAAGTATGGAACGGACTGGGCATCATTAATCCGGTCGGCATCCAGGAAGTCGTTCCCAACGCGGAACTTCGTCAGAGCAATGCTTACTTCAGCAGCTCTGACGGCAAATTCAACAGCCGTTATGACGCACAGGAGCAATTTGGCAAGCTCCGTTCCGGTGAAGTTCAAGTCAAAGGTGGTTGGAGAATCTATTCCAGCGGTCCTGGGATTTATATGAATCAGCTCATTTCGAACGCGCTGGGCATTCGCCAGGCTGAGGAAGACCTGATTATCGACCCGGTATTGCCTGCCCACCTGGACGGATTGCGCTTTGACTTCGAATTTGCGGGCAAACCAGTAACGTTTGTCTACCATCTGAGCGGTTCTCGCGCCAAACGCGCGGTGCTGCACGGACAGAAGCTTGAGGCGGAAACGATTGACCAGCCATACCGAGCAGGCGGATTGCGCATTTCGCGCGAATTGCTTGAGCAGCGCTTGGGGGACCACAACGTGATCGAAATCTATAGTTGA
- a CDS encoding phosphodiester glycosidase family protein, whose protein sequence is MITHVKQVNRFFMLALAPFIGLVLCLFLFRPAVDPGDVLEDAWVKENITLQTQAIREELEGAKDTAVQTSSSIKKTTQLYNQTTSAMSSIVQTATNQAARPESIYNQRISSKLGTPIERVNSDRLTIELYRVNPGTYKGYAMKIKLKDPSAMQMALNSELGKAETTMQAVKRSGAVAGINAGGFADSGGKRYPLSTTVMDGKYVTGFQPSFKDLFFVGLNDAGKLIGGKFFDKSALDRLKPQFGATFVPVLLQDGKKTAIPDKWKVSPKRAPRTVIGNYKDDQLLVVVVDGYNESGSSGATLEELQARLYKLGVMDAYNLDGGGSSSLILNNRVVNHPSDGSLRPVPTHFLFYK, encoded by the coding sequence ATGATTACCCACGTTAAACAGGTAAATCGTTTTTTTATGCTTGCACTCGCTCCCTTTATTGGACTTGTTTTATGTCTTTTCTTGTTTCGGCCTGCGGTCGATCCGGGAGACGTGTTGGAAGATGCCTGGGTCAAAGAGAACATTACCCTTCAGACTCAGGCGATTCGCGAAGAGCTTGAGGGTGCCAAGGATACGGCCGTTCAAACTTCTTCTTCCATTAAAAAGACGACCCAGCTTTACAATCAGACAACAAGCGCCATGTCCTCCATCGTACAAACCGCGACCAACCAGGCAGCGCGCCCGGAGTCGATCTATAATCAGCGCATTTCATCCAAACTGGGGACGCCCATCGAACGGGTCAACAGCGATCGGTTGACGATCGAGCTGTACAGGGTTAATCCCGGGACCTATAAAGGTTATGCCATGAAAATTAAGCTGAAGGACCCTTCCGCCATGCAAATGGCTCTGAACAGCGAGCTGGGAAAAGCCGAAACCACCATGCAGGCCGTCAAACGCAGCGGTGCCGTGGCCGGCATTAACGCAGGCGGCTTTGCCGATAGCGGCGGCAAACGTTATCCGCTCAGCACCACGGTCATGGACGGTAAATACGTTACCGGCTTCCAGCCCAGCTTCAAGGACCTGTTCTTTGTCGGATTGAATGATGCAGGCAAGCTGATCGGCGGCAAATTTTTCGACAAAAGTGCACTCGATCGCCTGAAGCCTCAGTTTGGGGCCACATTTGTTCCCGTGCTGCTTCAGGACGGAAAGAAAACTGCCATCCCCGATAAATGGAAGGTATCTCCGAAACGTGCACCCCGGACGGTCATCGGCAACTACAAGGATGACCAGCTGCTCGTCGTCGTCGTCGACGGCTACAACGAAAGCGGCAGTTCCGGAGCGACACTGGAGGAGCTCCAGGCAAGATTGTACAAGCTGGGCGTCATGGATGCCTACAATTTGGATGGAGGCGGCTCGTCCTCCCTTATTTTGAACAATCGGGTCGTCAACCATCCGTCAGATGGTTCACTGAGACCCGTGCCTACCCATTTTTTATTTTACAAATGA
- a CDS encoding response regulator transcription factor: MEKVWQVVIVDIHPTSMLGSKLILEEQQDLIVRGMTSSGTEGLELVSRHQPDIVLMDYRLPEGQADPFITQMKARSAHSHIIILTDEDNVKLFLHLMGLGASGMLSKQASPGQLIHLIAGLREGCVSIPLTWLASTDWVKPIEGEGKEFAASLTETETFIMERIVQGVTYDKIASEINVSRRSIDNYLRKIYVKLDVSSRAQAIERYALYARQIKTIS; this comes from the coding sequence ATGGAAAAAGTATGGCAGGTGGTCATCGTCGATATCCACCCCACCAGCATGCTGGGCAGCAAATTAATTTTGGAAGAACAACAGGACTTAATCGTTCGCGGAATGACTTCTTCAGGAACTGAAGGCTTGGAATTGGTAAGCCGGCATCAGCCGGATATCGTTCTGATGGATTACAGGCTGCCGGAGGGACAGGCCGATCCGTTTATTACCCAGATGAAAGCGCGTTCGGCTCATAGTCACATCATTATTCTGACGGATGAAGACAATGTGAAGTTATTTCTCCATCTGATGGGACTAGGCGCAAGCGGGATGCTGTCCAAGCAGGCTTCCCCTGGCCAGCTGATCCATCTCATCGCAGGGTTGAGGGAAGGCTGCGTATCCATTCCGCTGACGTGGCTGGCCAGCACGGATTGGGTCAAGCCGATCGAAGGCGAGGGAAAAGAATTTGCAGCCTCATTGACGGAAACGGAAACTTTTATTATGGAAAGAATTGTACAGGGTGTAACTTATGATAAAATAGCCAGTGAAATTAATGTCAGCCGGCGCTCGATTGACAATTACTTGCGAAAAATCTATGTTAAGCTGGATGTAAGCAGCAGAGCCCAAGCGATAGAGCGTTACGCCCTGTATGCAAGGCAGATCAAAACGATCTCCTGA